CAGCGGACGCTCAAACCAACTTGGACCTCATCAGCAAAGCGGATAAAGCCCTCTATGCCGCCAAAGCCCGGGGTCGGAACCGGATCGTGGCCTATCCCCTCTAGGACCTTGCCGGCGCCAAAAAATAGTTGACAGAGGAGGGGTGGATGGTAGGATGACCCATCTTCGCAAGACTTCCCGTGTCATCCCCTTAAAACGGTCTTACTTCCGGAACCACCCCATTTCCCCCATACAACTTTTGGGCATTTGACCCGCCGGAATACGGTTTTCGTTTTAATTCTGATCAAAAATCCATTCGTTAAGGCCTGACTCCTCCGGGGTGGCCGATCTTGGAAAGGACCTTCCTTTTATGGATATCGCGGATCTCAAGAAAAAGACCATCGCCGAGCTCACGGAGCTCGCCCGGGGGTTGAACCTCGAGGACATCAGCGCGATGAAAAAACAGGACCTGATCTTCAAGATCCTGGAGACCCAGACCCAGCGGAACGGTGTCATCAACGCGGAAGGGGTGCTGGAGATCCTGCCCGATGGATTCGGGTTCCTACGGTCCGCCAATTACAACTACTTGCCCGGACCCGACGACATCTACGTCTCTCCATCCCAGATCCGCCGCTTCAACCTGCGCACGGGCGATACGGTCACCGGCCAGGTCCGCCCGCCCAAGGAAGGAGAGCGTTATTTCGCCCTCCTCAAGGTCGATACGATCAATTTCGAAGCGCCCGAAGCCATCAAGCACAAGTTGCTTTTTGACAACCTGACCCCCATCTATCCCAACAAGCGTATCGTCCTGGAAACGACCCCGGACGAGCTGTCCATGCGTGTCATGGATCTTCTGATCCCCCTGGGAAAAGGCCAACGCGGTCTCATCGTGGCGCCTCCCCGAACCGGCAAGACCATCCTGCTCCAGAAGATCGCCAACAGCATCGCCAAGAACCATCCCGAGGTCTATCTCATCGTCCTTTTGATCGATGAGCGTCCGGAAGAGGTCACCGATATGCAACGGTCGGTCAAGGGCGAAGTGGTCTCCTCGACCTTTGATGAACCGCCCGAGCGGCACGTGACCGTCGCCGAGATCATCATCGAAAAGGCCAAGCGATTGGTCGAGCATAAGCGCGATGTGGTCATCCTGTTGGATTCGATCACCCGCCTGGGCCGGGCCTATAACACCATCGTCCCCTCGTCGGGGAAAGTTCTCTCCGGCGGTGTGGACTCCAACGCCCTGCAGCGTCCCAAGCGTTTCTTCGGCGCGGCCCGCGACCTGGAGGAAGGAGGGAGCCTGACCATCCTGGCCACCGCCTTGATCGATACGGGAAGCAGGATGGACGAGGTCATCTTCGAGGAATTCAAGGGCACCGGCAACCAGGAGATCATCCTGGACCGAAAACTGGCGGAGCGCCGTGTTTTCCCGGCCTTCGACATCACCCGTTCCGGGACCCGCCGTGAGGAACTCCTGATGAGCGACGAGGAGTTGAACAAAGTCTGGGTCCTCAGAAAGATCCTCAATCCCAACAACCCCGTGGAAGCCATGGAATTCCTTCTGGACAAGATGCGCCGCACCAAGACCAACAAGGCCTTCCTGGAATCCATGAAGGGCCCCGTCAGCGATTAGGCCCATGGATCCCTTCCTGCGGCGGGTCTACCTCACCGTCGCCGGCGTCTTGGTCGTACTCTGGAGCGCCATGGCGCTCCTGACCTTCGACCGTTGGGCTCCCAGCCTCGCCGAACGATTGAGGGCCCCTGCCGCGAGCCCCGCGTCATCCCTGCAGGATTTCACCCCTTTTCTCAAGACCCCTGGCATCCGGTATTCCCTTTACCATCCCCAATCGGGCGAGACCTTCGCCACATTGGCTAAAAAATTCGACCTCCTGGAGACCACCCTTCGGAGCCTCAATCAGGCCAATGACGAAAGCCAGCCCAAAGCCGGGAGCCCCATCTTCATCCCTTCCAAGGACGGCATTTATCACTTGGTCCATTCCGGACAGGGATTGGCGGACATTTCCCGCGCTTACGGCATTCCCTTAAGGGACATCCTCATCGCCAACCAAAAGAGGGATGACTCGGACCTGCACGCGGGCGATGTGCTCTATCTACCCGGAGCTTCTTACTTGGGCCAGAAGGACCCGCGTTGGGTCGCGCTCATGAGCCTAGGGGCCCAAAAAGGTTTCTTGAAACCCACCACCGGGCGGTTCGCGGACGGATTCGGGTACAGGATCCATCCCATCACCCACAAGCTCACCTTTCATGAGGGACTGGACCTGGCGCCAGGGTTCGGCCACGCCGTGGTCGCGGCCCAGGATGGGAAGGTGGTCTTCGCCAACCTGCGGGCGGGGTACGGCCGGCTCATCATCCTGGACCACGGGGCGGGTCTGACATCCTATTACGCCCATCTGGACGAGATCCTGGTGAAGCCCAATCAGTGGGTCAAACGGGGACAATTGATCGGCAAAGTGGGGAAGACCGGGCGGGTCACCGGGCCCCATCTCCATTTCGAGGTTCGGCTCTATGGAAAACCTCAAAATCCCCTGCTTTACCTCGTCCAATGACCGACTTTCCGGGAAACAAGCCCGAAAAAGGATCGCCGATCCTCCAAGGTTGATTTTTTAGGTTTTTACCCTAAACTTACCAGTCCCTTGGGGCTCCGGCCGATCCGAGCCGGTCCTGGGGCAAAAAAAACGGAGTCTTAGCATGAAAACTGGCATCCATCCGAAGTACTACAAGACCAAGGTCGTCTGCATTTGTGGGAACGTCATTGAGACCGCTTCTACCAAGGGCGAGACCTTTTCGGTCGAGATCTGTTCCGCTTGCCACCCCTTCTTCACCGGGAAGATCAAGCTGGTGGATATGGCCGGCCGGGTCGAGAAATTCCAAAAGAAGACCGTTGTTGCAGCCAATGCCCAGGCCGAGAACAAGGCCCGCTTGGAAGCGAAGGCTGTCGCCGCCGCGGCCAAGAAGGCCAAACGGCAAGCCGCCCCTCCCCCCGCCGAAAAGAACAACTAGCTTCCATTTCATGACCTAAAGCCTCAGGAATTCAATTCCTGGGGCTTTCTGTTTTTTGTCGTGAAAACCCGATGCGATCTACCCACCGAGAAATGACGGACCATGATCGAGACCAAGATCCTACAAGCCGAAAAGAGGTTCAAAGAACTCTCGGACCGGTTGACCCATCCTGAGACCTTTTCCAATTCGTCCGAGCTGCAGAAGATATCGAAGGA
The genomic region above belongs to bacterium and contains:
- the rho gene encoding transcription termination factor Rho — encoded protein: MDIADLKKKTIAELTELARGLNLEDISAMKKQDLIFKILETQTQRNGVINAEGVLEILPDGFGFLRSANYNYLPGPDDIYVSPSQIRRFNLRTGDTVTGQVRPPKEGERYFALLKVDTINFEAPEAIKHKLLFDNLTPIYPNKRIVLETTPDELSMRVMDLLIPLGKGQRGLIVAPPRTGKTILLQKIANSIAKNHPEVYLIVLLIDERPEEVTDMQRSVKGEVVSSTFDEPPERHVTVAEIIIEKAKRLVEHKRDVVILLDSITRLGRAYNTIVPSSGKVLSGGVDSNALQRPKRFFGAARDLEEGGSLTILATALIDTGSRMDEVIFEEFKGTGNQEIILDRKLAERRVFPAFDITRSGTRREELLMSDEELNKVWVLRKILNPNNPVEAMEFLLDKMRRTKTNKAFLESMKGPVSD
- a CDS encoding M23 family metallopeptidase; translated protein: MDPFLRRVYLTVAGVLVVLWSAMALLTFDRWAPSLAERLRAPAASPASSLQDFTPFLKTPGIRYSLYHPQSGETFATLAKKFDLLETTLRSLNQANDESQPKAGSPIFIPSKDGIYHLVHSGQGLADISRAYGIPLRDILIANQKRDDSDLHAGDVLYLPGASYLGQKDPRWVALMSLGAQKGFLKPTTGRFADGFGYRIHPITHKLTFHEGLDLAPGFGHAVVAAQDGKVVFANLRAGYGRLIILDHGAGLTSYYAHLDEILVKPNQWVKRGQLIGKVGKTGRVTGPHLHFEVRLYGKPQNPLLYLVQ
- the rpmE gene encoding 50S ribosomal protein L31, coding for MKTGIHPKYYKTKVVCICGNVIETASTKGETFSVEICSACHPFFTGKIKLVDMAGRVEKFQKKTVVAANAQAENKARLEAKAVAAAAKKAKRQAAPPPAEKNN